One genomic region from Streptomyces sp. NBC_00582 encodes:
- a CDS encoding YraN family protein encodes MTVGAGGGACMNARGAMGKYGEDVAARRLSEAGMTILQRNWRCGRTGEIDIVARDGDVLVVCEVKTRKGGSYEHPMAAVTPQKARRLRDLAERWIQSHGGAPPGGVRIDLVGVLLPDRGAPLVEHVRGVA; translated from the coding sequence GTGACTGTGGGCGCCGGAGGTGGTGCCTGCATGAACGCACGAGGTGCGATGGGCAAGTACGGCGAGGACGTGGCCGCGCGGCGGCTGTCCGAGGCCGGTATGACGATTCTGCAGCGCAACTGGCGCTGCGGCAGGACGGGCGAGATCGACATCGTCGCCCGCGACGGGGACGTCCTCGTCGTCTGCGAGGTGAAGACCCGCAAGGGCGGCTCCTACGAGCACCCGATGGCCGCGGTGACCCCGCAGAAGGCACGGCGGCTGCGGGACCTCGCGGAGCGCTGGATCCAGTCCCACGGCGGCGCACCGCCCGGCGGCGTCCGCATCGACCTGGTCGGGGTCCTGCTCCCGGACCGCGGAGCCCCCCTCGTCGAGCATGTGCGGGGGGTGGCCTGA
- a CDS encoding DUF2469 domain-containing protein, with amino-acid sequence MSAEDLEKYETEMELKLYREYRDVVGLFKYVIETERRFYLTNDYEMQVHSVQGEVFFEVSMADAWVWDMYRPARFVKQVRVLTFKDVNIEELNKSDLELPGS; translated from the coding sequence ATGAGCGCCGAGGACCTCGAGAAGTACGAGACCGAGATGGAGCTGAAGCTCTACCGGGAGTACCGCGATGTCGTCGGTCTGTTCAAATACGTGATCGAGACCGAGCGGCGTTTCTATCTGACCAACGACTACGAGATGCAGGTGCACTCGGTCCAGGGCGAGGTGTTCTTCGAGGTCTCGATGGCCGACGCCTGGGTGTGGGACATGTACCGGCCGGCCCGGTTCGTGAAGCAGGTGCGGGTTCTCACGTTCAAGGACGTGAACATTGAGGAGCTGAACAAGAGCGATCTGGAGCTGCCGGGCAGCTGA
- a CDS encoding NUDIX hydrolase, producing the protein MPAETAKGPFGSSEAGLRKVARVVLLDPQDRILLLHGHEPDDPAVDWWFTPGGGVEGDETREEAALRELAEETGITDVELGPVLWRRTCSFPFAGRRWDQDEWYYLARTTVTATRATALTELERRSVAGARWWTCRELARTHETVYPTRLAELLDRLLEEGPPPGPVTLDTEIV; encoded by the coding sequence GTGCCCGCTGAGACGGCGAAGGGGCCCTTCGGCTCCTCCGAGGCGGGTCTGCGCAAGGTCGCCCGGGTCGTCCTCCTCGACCCCCAGGACCGGATCCTGCTGCTGCACGGCCATGAGCCGGACGACCCCGCCGTCGACTGGTGGTTCACCCCCGGCGGCGGGGTGGAGGGCGACGAGACTCGTGAAGAGGCCGCGCTGCGGGAACTCGCCGAGGAGACCGGTATCACCGACGTCGAACTCGGCCCGGTGCTGTGGCGGCGGACCTGCTCCTTCCCGTTCGCGGGCCGCCGCTGGGACCAGGACGAGTGGTACTACCTGGCCCGTACGACGGTGACGGCGACCCGCGCCACCGCCCTGACGGAGCTGGAGCGGCGCAGTGTCGCCGGAGCGCGCTGGTGGACGTGTCGGGAACTGGCGCGGACGCATGAGACGGTGTATCCGACCAGACTGGCCGAGCTGCTGGACAGGCTGCTAGAAGAAGGTCCCCCGCCCGGACCCGTAACCCTGGACACGGAAATCGTCTAG
- the lepB gene encoding signal peptidase I, protein MGGESTTRTAPRSGGGISSGPVGSRTGQRLSGLVVALGLALFLGGFGWAALVYRPYTVPTSSMSPTIEGGSRVLAQKVDGDEVRRGDVVVFSDKEWVSNALVVKRVVAVGGDTVACCTEGRLTVNGKQIEEPYLPEGSLAEIQDFPTVKVPEGRLFLLGDERRGSLDSTAHLTDAAQGTVARSAVRARVDAVVFPWKGMLKSPTGFKALGTLSEPGPLRTILWMIVGGTVLIFGGAAYGPIAKRASGRRARVQPEPAGAR, encoded by the coding sequence ATGGGCGGCGAGAGCACGACACGTACGGCCCCGCGCAGCGGCGGTGGCATCAGCAGTGGCCCGGTGGGCAGCCGGACCGGACAGCGTCTGTCCGGCCTGGTCGTCGCACTGGGCCTCGCGCTGTTCCTGGGCGGTTTCGGCTGGGCGGCCCTGGTCTACCGGCCCTACACCGTGCCCACCAGCTCCATGAGCCCGACGATCGAGGGCGGCTCACGGGTGCTGGCCCAGAAGGTCGACGGCGACGAGGTGCGCCGCGGTGACGTCGTCGTGTTCAGCGACAAGGAGTGGGTCAGCAACGCGCTCGTGGTCAAGCGCGTGGTCGCGGTCGGCGGCGACACGGTCGCCTGCTGCACCGAGGGCAGGCTGACCGTCAACGGCAAGCAGATCGAGGAACCGTATCTCCCCGAGGGCAGCCTGGCCGAGATCCAGGACTTCCCGACCGTGAAGGTCCCCGAGGGCCGGCTCTTCCTGCTCGGCGACGAGCGGCGGGGCTCGCTGGACTCCACCGCCCACCTCACGGACGCGGCCCAGGGCACGGTGGCGCGCAGCGCCGTACGGGCCCGGGTGGACGCGGTCGTCTTCCCCTGGAAGGGCATGCTCAAGAGCCCCACGGGCTTCAAGGCCCTGGGCACCCTGTCCGAACCGGGCCCGCTGCGGACGATCCTGTGGATGATCGTCGGCGGTACAGTGCTGATCTTCGGCGGCGCCGCGTACGGCCCGATCGCCAAACGGGCCTCGGGCCGCCGCGCCCGCGTCCAGCCGGAGCCGGCCGGTGCCCGCTGA
- the lepB gene encoding signal peptidase I, whose amino-acid sequence MGDVAVGARSGHDGEEHRGRPVDTADPAGDSAVTSGNDPAAGGEGPPADEPPGGGGHGPGDGAPKAKKPRSFWKELPILILIALVLALIIKTFLVQAFSIPSASMENTLRVGDRVLVDKLTPWFGSEPERGEVVVFHDPDNWLAGEATTEPNAVQTFLSWIGLMPSAEEKDLIKRVVGVGGDTVSCKGTGPLKVNGKALDEPYIYPGNTPCSQDDQGGQFTVKVPKGYVWVMGDHRQNSRDSRYNQSDKNHGMVPVDQVVGRAIVKAWPITRWGTLPVPDTFDQAGLNDQSSASAVLTVAPQGLALVGTVPLVLWRRRRATADSEKG is encoded by the coding sequence GTGGGGGATGTGGCGGTTGGCGCACGGTCCGGGCACGACGGCGAGGAACACCGCGGACGTCCCGTGGACACCGCCGACCCGGCTGGGGACAGCGCCGTGACCTCCGGGAATGACCCGGCGGCGGGCGGCGAGGGCCCCCCGGCCGACGAGCCCCCGGGCGGCGGCGGTCACGGTCCGGGCGACGGGGCCCCGAAGGCGAAGAAGCCGCGCTCCTTCTGGAAGGAGCTGCCGATCCTGATCCTGATCGCGCTCGTCCTCGCGCTGATCATCAAGACCTTCCTGGTACAGGCGTTCTCCATCCCGTCCGCGTCGATGGAGAACACCCTCCGGGTCGGCGACCGGGTGCTCGTCGACAAGCTGACCCCGTGGTTCGGTTCCGAGCCCGAGCGCGGCGAGGTCGTGGTCTTCCACGACCCGGACAACTGGCTGGCGGGCGAGGCCACGACCGAGCCGAACGCCGTGCAGACCTTCCTCAGCTGGATCGGCCTGATGCCGTCCGCGGAGGAGAAGGACCTGATCAAGCGAGTCGTCGGCGTCGGCGGCGACACCGTCTCCTGCAAGGGCACGGGCCCGCTGAAGGTCAACGGCAAGGCGCTGGACGAGCCCTACATCTATCCCGGGAACACCCCGTGCAGCCAGGACGACCAGGGCGGCCAGTTCACGGTGAAGGTCCCCAAGGGCTACGTCTGGGTCATGGGCGACCACCGGCAGAACTCGCGGGACTCCCGCTACAACCAGTCCGACAAGAACCACGGCATGGTGCCCGTCGACCAGGTCGTCGGCCGCGCCATCGTCAAGGCCTGGCCGATCACCCGCTGGGGCACGCTGCCGGTGCCGGACACCTTCGACCAGGCCGGTCTGAACGACCAGTCCTCGGCCTCCGCGGTCCTGACGGTCGCCCCGCAGGGCCTCGCCCTCGTCGGCACGGTCCCGCTGGTCCTGTGGCGCCGTCGGCGCGCGACGGCGGACTCCGAGAAGGGCTGA